A stretch of Camelina sativa cultivar DH55 chromosome 18, Cs, whole genome shotgun sequence DNA encodes these proteins:
- the LOC104762775 gene encoding basic leucine zipper 43-like translates to MSTISPVLSSEPVLSNQVPAWETGFTPWDESDIFSIFSSPVSPMEVNPGLDKTNPSPIQNQRYSSPGLKDQQPLKNPTGSNVVSSVKDERRKKRKLSNRKSAQRSRIKKQKHLEDVRSKLNQLKFKNRELHNRRLYVLYHCERVKMENDRLRLEHHALHEKLLNLRQALAMRQIQQNSACATWSCVNSTVVTVNRNHSMMRDHVI, encoded by the coding sequence ATGTCTACTATTTCTCCGGTTCTTTCATCTGAACCGGTTCTTTCCAATCAAGTACCGGCTTGGGAAACTGGATTCACTCCGTGGGACGAATCCGATATTTTCTCCATCTTCAGTTCACCGGTTAGTCCCATGGAAGTAAATCCCGGTTTAGATAAAACAAATCCAAGTCCAATTCAGAACCAACGCTATTCCAGTCCGGGTTTGAAAGATCAACAACCCTTGAAGAACCCTACTGGTTCGAACGTTGTCTCTTCGGTTAAAGACGAACGGCGAAAGAAACGAAAATTATCAAACCGAAAATCAGCTCAACGGTCGAggatcaagaaacaaaaacacctAGAAGATGTGAGAAGCAAGCTTAACCAGCTCAAATTCAAGAACAGAGAACTGCATAACCGGCGCCTGTACGTTTTGTACCATTGCGAACGTGTAAAGATGGAAAACGATCGTCTACGGTTAGAACACCATGCTCTCCACGAGAAGCTCTTGAACTTACGACAAGCTTTGGCCATGCGTCAAATCCAACAGAACTCAGCGTGTGCTACGTGGTCGTGTGTTAATAGTACCGTTGTAACGGTCAACCGAAATCATTCGATGATGAGAGATCACGTAATATAA
- the LOC104762776 gene encoding phytosulfokines 5-like has product MVKFNTFFIMTLLICSTLTYASARLNPTSVYPEEISLKKLEQGEENCEGVGEEECVLIRRTLVAHTDYIYTQNHSP; this is encoded by the exons ATGGTTAAGTTCAATACTTTCTTCATCATGACTCTTCTTATCTGTTCCACGCTTACATACGCGTCAGCCAGGCTCAATCCAACCTCCGTTTATCCGGAAGAAATCTCCCTCAAG AAATTAGAACAAGGAGAGGAAAACTGTGAAGGtgttggagaagaagagtgCGTCTTGATACGAAGAACTTTAGTTGCTCACACTGATTACATCTACACTCAAAACCACAGTCCTTAA